Genomic DNA from Oscillatoria salina IIICB1:
GACTACGAACTATCCTGGAAAAATCGAACAGATTTGTCAGTTTTCATACAACTATTTAACACTCATATACTCTATACTAATTGAATAATTCCTCGTTAGTAGCTCAGACTTTAGTCCGACCTGCAACAAACTAAACTAAAAAGTAATTCAGGTTTAGTCTTCTTCTTTACTTAACTGCGGCGCTAAAGCGCCAACTACGAACGAACAAATAATGTATGAATATCGCCGATTAACTCCCAAACAACAAACAGAATTAATTATAGAACGTACGATACGTGGCTATCCCTTACACTCACCACCACATCCACTAAAAAATCAAAATGTTTACCTTCTTACTGCAACCTGTTACGAACATAAATGTCATGTAAATTCACAAATTCGTCGCCAGCAATTACTAGATTTGATTTTTGAAATATTTACAAATAATGGTATAGAAATACGTGCTTGGGTTATTTTACCGAACCATTATCATCTTCTTGTTTATCTTACGGAATTTGAAATACTAAGCAAGATATTTCGTTTAATTCATGGTTCAACATCTCGACAGTGGAACCTTGAGGAAAGCATCAAAGGTAGGAAAGTTTGGTATCGTTATACTGATAGAGCAATTCGTAGTGAAAGACACTACTATACGACGCTGAATTATATTCACTACAATCCAGTTAAACATGGTTGGGCTAAGTCTCCTTATGATTGGATTGAAAGTAGTGTTCGCTGGTACTTAGATAATTATGGAAGAGAATGGTTGCGTGATTTATGGTCTAGATATCCTGTGTTAGAATATGGTCGCGGTTGGGATGATTCTTAGTTAGTAGCTCAGACTTTAGTCCTCTTTTTCTTGACTTGACTGCGGCGCTAAAGCGCCGACTACGAACTATCCTGGAAAAATTGAACAGATTTGTCAGTTTTCATACAACTATTTAACACTCATATACTCTATACTGATTGAATAATTCCTCGTTAGTAGTGAGGAGTTTAGTCCGAATTGACTGCGGCGCTAAAGCGCCGACTACGAACAAAAATATGAAGCAGAAAGTTACTTTTTTTCAAGCAGGTTACTGTACTCACCCAGAAGCAATTGTTATCAAAGGTGGACGTTGGAAAAATAAAGTTTTTCCTTCACTTTTTGCACTGATTCAGCATCCTCGAATGGGTGCTATTTTATTTGATACGGGTTATTCAAGTCGCTTCTTTGACGAAACTCGTTCTTTTCCTTTTCGTTTCTATGCTTTAACTACACCTGTTTATTTTCAACCCACAGATAGTGCTGTTTCTCAACTGCGAAAATACGGGATTCCAGCAGAGGCTATTCAGTATATTATTATCTCTCATTTTCATGCAGATCATGTCGGTGGTTTGCGCGATTTTCCTGATGCTAAGTTTATCTGTTTTCATTCTGCTTATGAAGCTGTGAAAATGTTGCGCGGTTTGGGTGCAGTCAAGGCTGGTTATTTGAGTGGTTTGTTACCAGAGGATTTTGAGGAAAGGACAGATTTTTTGTCAGCTAATCAAGATGATTTACATCTGAATTATAATTGCGAACTTGTATCGTTACCTACCGCTTATGCTCCTTTTGAGACTGGCTTTGATTTGTTCGGTGATGGTAGTATTTTAGCAGTGGAGTTACCCGGTCACGTGATGGGACAATTGGGGATTTTTCTGACTGATGCAGATGAGCAAACTTCTTTTCTGGTTGCTGATGCTTGTTGGTTGCGTCGCGCTTATCAAGAGTTGGTTACACCCCATCCTCTCGCTAATCTAATTTTTAGCGATCGCCGCGCTTATGCCAATACTTTACAAAAAATTCATCGTCTACATCAGTTGAATCCGTCGATTAAAATTGTTCCTACTCATTGTCAGGAGACATGGAAGATGTTAAATACCAAAGTTTCTGCATGAATACGAGTTTCACTATCCTTTTCAATTATCTCAAAACTAAGTATTTGCGGCGGTTTGACAGTCGCGAACAACTGCTAACATGGCAAAATCACCAAGTACAAAGTTTCTTGAAAAATATCTTGCCAAAATCAAATTTTTATCGAGAACTATATACAGATTTAGATATTACCGACTGGCAAAATTTTCCCATTATTGATAAAATGGCGATGATGAGCAATTTCGCTCGCTTGAATACTGTAGGTATCGCTAAAGAAGAAGCATTTGCTGTTGCTTTGGAAGCGGAAACAACACGCAATTTTGCTTCGACAATAGATGGGATAACTGTGGGACTTTCTTCGGGAACAAGTGGTAATCGCGGTTTGTTTTTGGTAAGCAAAAAAGAACAAGCTGTTTGGGCTGGGACAATTTTAGCTAAAGCACTTCCAGCTTCTTTGTTAACTCGTCAGCGTATTGCGTTTTTCTTGAGAGCAAATAGTAAACTATATGAAACTGTGAAAAAGCAACGCTTGCAATTTGAGTATTTTGATTTATCTCAATCTTTAGATGAGCATATCTCTAGATTGCAGGAATATCAACCAACAATTTTGATTGCACCAACTTCAATGTTACGTTTATTAGCAAATGCTCAGAATGAAGGTCTACTCAGTACAACACCTCAAAAGATTATTTCTGTCGCGGAGGTGTTGGAACCTCTCGATCAAAAGTATATTAGTAATATTTTTGGACAAATTGTGCATCAAGTGTATCAATGTACTGAGGGATTTTTAGGTTGTACTTGTGAATACGGAATTTTGCATCTAAATGAAGATATGGTGGCGATACAAAAAGAGTATTTAGACCGCAAAATGAGGACGTTTATCCCGATTATTACTGATTTTCGCCGTACTACTCAACCAATAGTTAGATATCGCCTTGATGATATTTTAACTGAAGCTAAAAATCTTTGTG
This window encodes:
- a CDS encoding REP-associated tyrosine transposase, producing the protein MYEYRRLTPKQQTELIIERTIRGYPLHSPPHPLKNQNVYLLTATCYEHKCHVNSQIRRQQLLDLIFEIFTNNGIEIRAWVILPNHYHLLVYLTEFEILSKIFRLIHGSTSRQWNLEESIKGRKVWYRYTDRAIRSERHYYTTLNYIHYNPVKHGWAKSPYDWIESSVRWYLDNYGREWLRDLWSRYPVLEYGRGWDDS
- a CDS encoding MBL fold metallo-hydrolase — translated: MKQKVTFFQAGYCTHPEAIVIKGGRWKNKVFPSLFALIQHPRMGAILFDTGYSSRFFDETRSFPFRFYALTTPVYFQPTDSAVSQLRKYGIPAEAIQYIIISHFHADHVGGLRDFPDAKFICFHSAYEAVKMLRGLGAVKAGYLSGLLPEDFEERTDFLSANQDDLHLNYNCELVSLPTAYAPFETGFDLFGDGSILAVELPGHVMGQLGIFLTDADEQTSFLVADACWLRRAYQELVTPHPLANLIFSDRRAYANTLQKIHRLHQLNPSIKIVPTHCQETWKMLNTKVSA
- a CDS encoding F390 synthetase-related protein gives rise to the protein MEDVKYQSFCMNTSFTILFNYLKTKYLRRFDSREQLLTWQNHQVQSFLKNILPKSNFYRELYTDLDITDWQNFPIIDKMAMMSNFARLNTVGIAKEEAFAVALEAETTRNFASTIDGITVGLSSGTSGNRGLFLVSKKEQAVWAGTILAKALPASLLTRQRIAFFLRANSKLYETVKKQRLQFEYFDLSQSLDEHISRLQEYQPTILIAPTSMLRLLANAQNEGLLSTTPQKIISVAEVLEPLDQKYISNIFGQIVHQVYQCTEGFLGCTCEYGILHLNEDMVAIQKEYLDRKMRTFIPIITDFRRTTQPIVRYRLDDILTEAKNLCACGSVMTAIERIEGRLDDLFYLPSKSEAKLVPIFPDFIRRKIIIAADEIAEYLVVQKSPKLIEICLKVPNELRADIESRVSDFLQDLWVRFDCEVPEVSYLEYPSRISPQVKLRRIQRRFDL